From the genome of Rhodohalobacter sp. SW132:
AGAGGATGAGCTGCTGGCAGATTTGACCACGGAGCACATGACAAGGTGCACCAGTTTGATTACCGAAATCAGCAAAGTGGTGCCGCTCGTTGTGGCTTCTGAAATGATTGAGGATGAAAAACGTGCGGAGATAATCGGTCAGAAAGCGCTTGAAAATACGCAGGCAGCCTGGAAACCGGATGTCGTAAACAGGGAGCCTGAGATCGTCTGATTTGTTGCTGAATAAATAATTTCTAAGAAAAAGTCGGGCAGGAAAAGTACCGGCTTTTTCTTTTTTTAAATACCTGAGTTCTATTCATAATATATTTCATTTATTCGGTATCAAGTCTCCCCTAAAAAGGGGAGATTTAGAGGGGTGTTCATCGGTTTATTCACAGGTCTGATGGACATCCCCCTCAATCCCCCTTTTCTAAGGGGGACTTTTTCATCCCTAATTCAAGAATAGAACTCAGGTTAAAACCTATTCCATGGAAAAGTGTCGGGTGCAGAAGCAACGAACTCCTGTTTCTCTTTCAGTGTGGGGTGCTCTAGCCTGAATTTGTGTGCGTGAAGGGCAATATCAGAATCAGACGTACGTCCATATTTTCGATCGCCGTGAACCGGGGTGCCGATTTCAGCGAATTGTACGCGTATCTGATGCGCTCGTCCGGTTTCAAGGTTTATACTCACAAGTGCCATTCTTTCGTTTCTCCCTACAGTTTGAAATGAGAGTTTTGCCGCTTTGCTGTTCTTCCGGGGCGAGGATACAACCTGTGTGATGTTCTTTTTTTTGTCTTTCAACAGGTGATGCTCCAGCACACCATTTGGAGGAGGATCACCATCCAGCACGGCGAGATACGACTTTTTGACTTTACGGGCTCGTATCTGCTCGCTGATTCGTGAGGCTGCTTTGGATGTTTTAGCAAACACCATCACACCGCTGACCGGCTGATCCAGTCTATGAAGCAGACCCAGAAATACGTTGCCCGGCTTATCATACTTTTTTTTGATGTACTCTTTACAGAGATTCAGCAAGTCCGGACGCCCGGTATGATCCTCCTGCGAAAGCACGCCGGCCGGTTTGTTCACTACGAGCAGATGATTGTCTTCGAACAAAATCGGAATATCAGGTTGGGTGCCGGTTGTTTCCATTATGGATAAGATCTTGAAGTATTCTTAGTGTTTCGGTTTGATATCAGACTGATAATGCGTCTTTGATAA
Proteins encoded in this window:
- a CDS encoding RluA family pseudouridine synthase; the encoded protein is METTGTQPDIPILFEDNHLLVVNKPAGVLSQEDHTGRPDLLNLCKEYIKKKYDKPGNVFLGLLHRLDQPVSGVMVFAKTSKAASRISEQIRARKVKKSYLAVLDGDPPPNGVLEHHLLKDKKKNITQVVSSPRKNSKAAKLSFQTVGRNERMALVSINLETGRAHQIRVQFAEIGTPVHGDRKYGRTSDSDIALHAHKFRLEHPTLKEKQEFVASAPDTFPWNRF